The nucleotide sequence AACTCATTTATAGGTATATGTAAAAGAAGAGATAATATATCTTTTACATACCATTTATGGGCAATAGGAGTAGCTAAATTAATAAAACCCATTCTCCAACGTCTACTTTGGTTTATATTTATTTCTACTCCACAAAAATTACAAAAAGTATTTATATTAGTATAATTTATAAAATTGATTCCACATCTACATTTTCAAGAAAGCAAAGGCCCAAAAATTCGTTCACAAAATAAACCGTTAGGTTCAGGATAACCTGTTTTAAAATTTATTGTAAAAGGCTCAATAACTTCTCCTAAAATAAAAAAATTTTTTATATATTTTAAAGATCATTTAATTATTAAATTAGGAGAAGCTAATGATAATCTAAAACCTATTGTATTATTTTTTATAAAGATTTTTTTCATAATAAATTTTAATTATTTATTAATAGTTAATAGTTAAATTAAGATAATTTTCTTCTAAATCGTCTGTTATTAAAAATAATTCTAAATTTAAAATTAATCCATTAAATTCTTTTAAAATAACGCGAAAAGATTCAGTAATAGTTGAATTTTGTAGTTCAGTATTTCTAAATAATAAATATTCTTTAAGATTATTACGTGCAAAACAATCATCAGATTTATAATTTAAAATTTCTTTTAAATTATATGAAGCTCCAAAAGCTTCTAAAGCCCAAATCTCCATTTCTCCAAATCGTTGACCTCCTAAATTTTTTTTACCTTTTAAAGGTTGTTGTAAAATTTCAGTATAAGGTCCTGTAGTTCTAAAATGAAGTTTATCTTTAATCAAATGAATTAATTTTGAATACCTAGAAACTCCACAAAGAACCGAAGATTTTAATTTTACACCAGTTCTTCCATCTCTAATAATAAATTTTCCTGGTAAATTAAAATTATATAATCAATTAAAACCTTTTTTAAAGTTATTAAACATTAAAAAATTATATATTAAAATTTTTAGATAATTAAAATATAAATTAGAAGAAGTAGTAAATGAAGGTAAAATTCTAATATTATAAGAAAAACTTATTTTCCCAACTAAAGCTTCAAATAATTGTCCTAAATTCATGCGAGATGGAATACCTAAGGCACCAACAATAATATCTGGATAAAAAGAATTTTGTAAAAAAGGTAAATCAGCGTTTTCTGCTATATAAGATAAAATTCCTTTATTTCCATATCTTCCACATAATTTATCTCCAACTGTTAAAAATCTTTGTTTACATATAAAAATTCTACATTTTAAATAACTATTATTATAAGTTTTATATTTATGACGAGAACTTATATTTACTAAAAATAATTCAATTTTACTTACTCTACCGCTTTTTCCTGTTTGAATATATAAAGAATTATCTTTAATATTTCTAATTGTTTTACCAAAAATAGAATATATAAGTTTAAATATAGATTTATAAGTATAAGTAGGTTTTGCAACTTTTATTTTTGTTAGTAAAATACTTCCAGTTAAAATTTTTTCACCTTCTTTAATAATACCTAAGGAATCTAAATTTTTTTTAATATAATAACTTTGTTTAGGGATTTCTAATGTACTAAATTCAATGTCATTTTCATTATTATAACAAAAATTAAATTCATAAATATCCATATGAAGAGAACTGAATAATTGTTGATATAAAACTCTTTTACTAACAATTACAGCATCTTCAAAATCATATCCACAAAAATTACCATAATAAAATAATAAATTATTTCCTATTGCAAATTCTGAGTCTATAATATCTTGATGTTGTGTTAGTAATTGATTAGTAAATACTCTTTCACCGTTTCATACTAAAGGTTTTTGATGAATTATTGTATTTTGATTACTTTTTTTATATTTTGATAAATAATATACTATCTCTCTATTAAATAAATCTTTAATATGTATTTTTAAAGAAGAAGCATTTAAAACTATTCCTTCTTGTAGAGCTTTAATAGTAGTATCTGATTTAGTTATTATTTCTTTTTCATATCCAGTAATAACAAAAGATTTTTTTTTATTTAATAATGGAACTGATTGACTTTGCATTTTAGCTCCCATTAAGCATCTTGCTGGGTCGTTATATTTAATAAAAGGAATTAAATTTTCTGTAAATGAAAATAAATCTGTAAATTCTAATAAAATACTTTTTTTATTAGAAAAAAATTTAATTCTAAAATTATTTTTATTATATACTAATCTAACGTTCATTAAATATTTTATTTTACGTAAATTAATATTATTAAATTGAATTAAATATAATTCTTGATCTAAAGATGTTTTAAAATTTAAAAATTCTTTAGTTTTATTTTTAAATATAGAACTAAAATAAACTTGTATTATACCTTTTTTATATATTCGTATATGTTTAGCAAAACTAACAACTAAACCACAATTAATTCCTTCGGTAGTATCTATTAAACATAATTTACCTAATTGATTTAAACAAATTTCTCGTAAATTTAAAATTCCTTTTGAAAAAGAATTATAATTATTTAATTTATATTTATGCATAAGTTCTGAGAAACTATTAATTTGTTCTAAATATTGAATTAATGGGTTAAGAATTAATAATTCTTTAAAATTATATACTTTTAATAAAGAAAATTTTTGTAATTTGATTAAATTTGGTATAATAGATATAAATTTTTTTAAATAAAATTTAAAATTATGTTGAAAATAATTACCTATTGTATTAATGTGTTTATTATCTAAATGATCTATAGTTTTAAAACATAATTTTTTAGATTGTAAATCTAATAATAAATCTAATATAAATATAAAATCAATAATTAAAAGATTATTTTTACTAAAATCTCCGTAATTATAATTTAATTTATCTTTACTAATTATAAAATTTTTATAATTTTTATTTAAAATTGTTAATTTAAAAATAGATTTTAAATAATTTAAATTTTTTAATATAATTTTTTTATTATTAACTAAATCAGTTTGTAAAGCTGAAAAAATTAATAATTTTAAAATTTTAGAATTTTTATATCTAGAATATTTTAAAATATCTGTATTTTTAATTCCTAAATAATATAAAAATAAAATAAAATTAAATTTTAAATTTTTAATAGATAAATAAATTTGTTTTAATTTTAAATCTAAAATAATATTAAAAAAATTTGAATTTGTTAATAATAATTTAGCATAATAAATATTATATTTTCTTTTTAAATATTTATTAAAAAATATACCATTTGAAGTAAAATATTTTGAAATAAATATTTTTTTTAAACCATTTAAATAACAATAATTATATGAATTATATTTAGGTAATTCAAAAATTAATAAATTCTTAAAAAAAACTTTATTTGTTTTTAAATTTTGAAATTTTAATGGTAAAAAAATTTTTATTAAAGAGTTTATATATTGTACATTATCTAAAAAATTAATATTATTAACTTTAAAATATAATAAGTCATAAAGACAAATTAAATTTCAATTTTTATATTTATTATTAAAATTAAAATATTCTGGAAATATATTTTTTATTAAAATAATTAATTTTTTTTTTAAAAAAAAATAAAAATCAGTATAAAAAATTTTATTTGATTTAATTGAAAAAAAAGTCTTTATTTTAAAATTCATAATTTTAAAAAATTTTATTAAAATAAAAAATTAATAAAATAATTTTTGTGCTCTTGCTACAATTAAAAGAGGAACTTCTAATTCTAATTCAAAAGAAATTTTAGAACATATATTATAACAATAACCATAAATTAAAATCATTAACGTAGATTTTAAATTTAACCCTCTATGTAATAAAAAGAATAAAAAATCTAATTCAAGCTTAGAGATTGTAGCTTCTTGATTAATATATGCTGAAAAATTATTAATAATAGTATAAGGTATTGTAGCTGTAAAAGCATTACATCCTATTAATAAAGAATTACATTCAGTATAATTATAACTATTAAGAGCTGTTTTAAAAATTGTAACTAAACCTCTATAAGTATAAAAAGAAAAATTAAAAGAAAGACTCTTAGATAAAATAAAACTTTTTGTATTTTTTCCAATATGTAACATTTTAGTTCCAGTATCAGAAACTTGATAATCTGAAAGCATTGCTAAAGAAAAAAAATTACTAAAAGATTTATTTCCTATTAAATATGTAGAAGGATATTTCCAAGTTATTACTGACCCTATTTCAATTTGTATCCAATTTAAAAAACTTTTATCCATACAAAATCCCCGTTTAGTTGTAAAATTATATAAACCACCTTCTCCTAATTGATTACCTCTATATCAATTTTGAATTGTAGAATATTTTAAATTAGCTTTTGTTTTTATAAATAATTCAACTATAGCTATATGTAATTGAGATTCTAAAAACATAGGAGCTGAACAACCTTCAAAATAAATTAATTTTGAATTTTCCGATAAAACTATTAATGTTCTTTCAAATTGAGCGAAATTTTCTGAATGAGTTCTAAAATATGTTGTTAAATTAATATTAGAATTTAAATCTTTCATAACAAAACAAAAAGATCCTTCATTAAAAATAATAGAATTTATAGTTAAAAAAAAATTATCTGTATTACTAACAATCGACCCTAAATAAGAAAAAATTAAATATGGATAAAATATTATACTTTGAAAAAAAGATAAAAAGAATAATCCCATTTTAATTAAAAAGAAAGTAGTTAAATTTAATAATAATACACTATCAAATATTACATCTAAAATTAAATTTTCTGAAAATTTTAATTCTAATCCTAATTTAGATAAAATTGATTTATATTTATTTTTATTAGTGTAAACATTTAAAGGGATTGAATAATAAGAAATATCATCAAAAGCAAATTCAGGTAATTCATAAAAGCACCAATCAGGTTGTTTAAATTTATTTAAAATCGATAGAGCATTTAATCTAAAAATATATAAGAAAATAAAATTATCTTGCTTAAAAATTAATTTATTTACCATATTAATATTTAAACCTCCTATCAATCTTACTGTATTAAATAAATCTGTATTATTATTATATTTATTATATAAATATTTATATAATTTCATATTTAGTAAAAAAAAATTAAATATATAAAATAAAAAAATCAACTGATAAAGGGATTCGAACCCATAACCTCCTGATTACAAATCAGCGGCTCTACCATTGAGCTACATCAGCGAAAAAAATTTATCTTCGAAGAAAAGCAAAAATTTGCTAAAAACATTACTATTTTTATACAATTTTTCTTTTTAATAAATGTTCTTTTTAAATTCTTACTCAATCTTATGAACAGAATATTAATCTTAAAGTTTTTTCCTACTTATATGCTTTCAGTAGTTATTTTTATTAAACTTAGCTACTCAGTAAAATACTTATGATAAAATAACTGAACTACTATAGGTTTAATCTCCTTGGTCCTCTCGTACTAAAGGAAATACTTTACAATATTCTTACGTTTACATCGGATACGGACCGAACTGTCTCACGACGTTCTGAACCCAGCTCACGTGCCGCTTTAATGGGCGAACAGACCAACCCTTGAGACCTGCTACAGCCTCAGGATGCGACGAGCCGACATCGAGGTGCCAAACCTCCCCGTCAATATGGACTATCGGGAGAGATCAGCCTGTTATCCCTAGAGTAACTTTTATCCGTTAAGCGACAATCCTACCACTTAGAGTTGTCGGATCACTAAGACCGACTTTCGTCCTTGTTTAAGTAGTTACTCTCACAATCAAGCCTTCTTATTATTTACCTTTACATTTATTAATTTTAATATTTTATTTTTATTAAAATAAAAGACCTTTGTGCACCTCCGTTACTCTTTAGGAGGCAACCGCCCCAGTCAAACTACCTTTTTGAAATTTTTATATAATATGATAAAAAAATTATAGTTAGAAATTAAAATTTATTAAAGTGGAGTTTCATTAATAGTATAAACTTCCCACTTACACTATATAAATAAAATTTAATTTCAATTTCAAATTGCAGTAAAGCTTCATAGGGTCTTTCTGTCCTGATGTAAAAAGTCTGTATCTTTACAAACATTTCTATTTCACCGAATATTTCTTAAAGACAGTGTTCAAGTCGTTACACCTTTCGTGCGGGTCGGAACTTACCCGACAATGAATTTCGCTACCTTAGGACCGTTATAGTTACAGCCGCCGTTTACTAGAGCTTATAAAAAAATTATTTGTATAACATAAAAATTTTTTTTAACTTACTAGCACTGGGCAGGTGTCAGTATCCTTACTTCATAATTACATTTTGCGGATACCTGTGTTTTTGATAAACAGTCGCTTGAACCTTTTAATTGCAGCCTTATAGGCATCCTTTATCCCGAAGTTACAGGATTGTTTTGCCGAGTTCCTTAAAGAAATTTATTTCGTCCTCTTAGTACGTTATAGTACCTACTCACTTGTGTCAGTTTTAGTACGGGCATATCTATAATTATACAATATCATTTTTCTAGCAAAAATTTTATTTCTAAGTAAAAATCATTTATTATATTACTTAGAATTTATATTTAGGTCACTACTTGTATACTATATAAATATGGTTCAAGAATATTAACTTGATTCCCATCAATTACAATAAATTTCTTATCTTAGGCCCCGACTAACCCTATGCGGTTTATCCTTTCATAGGAACCTTTTGAGTTTTTGAGGTATTAGATTCTTCTTAATATTTAAGTTACTTAAACCGACATTCTCACTTCTACTTTATTCACAAAATTTAATAACTTTGCTTTATTTTAATGTAGAACGCTCCCCTACCGATCTATTTTTAATTAATAGATCCCATTACTTCGATAAAAAAATATTTTATTGTTCATTTTAGGTGCAGAATTACTTTACCAGTAAGCTTTAACGCACTTTTTAAAGGAAAACTGCTTCAAGCTAACCTTCTGGTTGTATACGTAACAACTCCACATCCTTTAAAATTTTCGTTATATTTTTATCTTAGTTTATGGTCTGGGTTGTTTCCCTTTTGACTTATAAGATTATCCCTAAAAGTCTCACTTATTATAATGTTAATATAAAAATATTATTAGTTTATAGTGATTTTAAAAACAGTGCTTTACCCTTTTTATATATATTATAATAGCTGCGCCTCAATACATTTCGGGGAGAACCAGCTAGCTCCAAATTCGACAAGCATTTCACAACTAACCTCATTTCTTCTGATAATTTTGCAGCATTAATCAGTTCGAACCTCTATATAAAGTTATTTATATTTCATTCTGAACAAGGTTATATCAATTGGATTCGCGCTTTTGGTTATATACAAACGCTATTACTAATTGTAATAACTCGTTTTCACTATGGCTTCAAGTTTAATTTTAGCCTTTTGCTTAAAAACCAAAACTTATCGGTTCCTTCTTCAACAGGCAAATAGTTAGGTTCATATACCCTTCTATTGTTGTTAGGATTAAAATTTCAGTCTCTTTTCACTCCCCACCCGGGGTTCTTTTCATCTTTCCCTCACGGTACTAGTACACTATCGGTTACTTTAAAGTATTTAGTTTTACAAGGAAGTTCTTGTTTCTTCAATATAAACCAGTTGTTTATATTTACTTTATTTTATTTTTATTTAAACTAAACGTCTAACGTTTCTTATCCCTACTCGTTCGCCACTACTAAGGGAATAATTGTTATTTTCTTTTCCTTTGAGTACTAAGATGATTCAGTTCCTCAAGTAAATCATTTTTAATTTAAAAAATATTAAAAGGTTCCCTATTCGGAGATCTTACTTAAAGTATATAAGCTATAAATAAGTTTTTCGTATATATATATTTTTTACGTCCTTCATCGTCTTAAAGTACCTAGACATCCTTTTTTTCCTATAATTTAAAATTTTTATTTTATTTTTTCACTTTTTTACTTATATCCCGTATATAATTTTAATTTTATATTTATATATAAACGAGGAGCCGATTTGAACCGCTGACCTTCGGGTCATGAG is from Toxoplasma gondii RH apicoplast, complete genome and encodes:
- a CDS encoding RNA polymerase beta chain (in frame UGA codons predicted to encode tryptophan), whose translation is MNFKIKTFFSIKSNKIFYTDFYFFLKKKLIILIKNIFPEYFNFNNKYKNWNLICLYDLLYFKVNNINFLDNVQYINSLIKIFLPLKFQNLKTNKVFFKNLLIFELPKYNSYNYCYLNGLKKIFISKYFTSNGIFFNKYLKRKYNIYYAKLLLTNSNFFNIILDLKLKQIYLSIKNLKFNFILFLYYLGIKNTDILKYSRYKNSKILKLLIFSALQTDLVNNKKIILKNLNYLKSIFKLTILNKNYKNFIISKDKLNYNYGDFSKNNLLIIDFIFILDLLLDLQSKKLCFKTIDHLDNKHINTIGNYFQHNFKFYLKKFISIIPNLIKLQKFSLLKVYNFKELLILNPLIQYLEQINSFSELMHKYKLNNYNSFSKGILNLREICLNQLGKLCLIDTTEGINCGLVVSFAKHIRIYKKGIIQVYFSSIFKNKTKEFLNFKTSLDQELYLIQFNNINLRKIKYLMNVRLVYNKNNFRIKFFSNKKSILLEFTDLFSFTENLIPFIKYNDPARCLMGAKMQSQSVPLLNKKKSFVITGYEKEIITKSDTTIKALQEGIVLNASSLKIHIKDLFNREIVYYLSKYKKSNQNTIIHQKPLVWNGERVFTNQLLTQHQDIIDSEFAIGNNLLFYYGNFCGYDFEDAVIVSKRVLYQQLFSSLHMDIYEFNFCYNNENDIEFSTLEIPKQSYYIKKNLDSLGIIKEGEKILTGSILLTKIKVAKPTYTYKSIFKLIYSIFGKTIRNIKDNSLYIQTGKSGRVSKIELFLVNISSRHKYKTYNNSYLKCRIFICKQRFLTVGDKLCGRYGNKGILSYIAENADLPFLQNSFYPDIIVGALGIPSRMNLGQLFEALVGKISFSYNIRILPSFTTSSNLYFNYLKILIYNFLMFNNFKKGFNWLYNFNLPGKFIIRDGRTGVKLKSSVLCGVSRYSKLIHLIKDKLHFRTTGPYTEILQQPLKGKKNLGGQRFGEMEIWALEAFGASYNLKEILNYKSDDCFARNNLKEYLLFRNTELQNSTITESFRVILKEFNGLILNLELFLITDDLEENYLNLTINY
- the ycf24 gene encoding putative ABC transporter (in frame UGA codon predicted to encode tryptophan; similar to Plasmodium falciparum plastid genome ORF470), with the translated sequence MKLYKYLYNKYNNNTDLFNTVRLIGGLNINMVNKLIFKQDNFIFLYIFRLNALSILNKFKQPDWCFYELPEFAFDDISYYSIPLNVYTNKNKYKSILSKLGLELKFSENLILDVIFDSVLLLNLTTFFLIKMGLFFLSFFQSIIFYPYLIFSYLGSIVSNTDNFFLTINSIIFNEGSFCFVMKDLNSNINLTTYFRTHSENFAQFERTLIVLSENSKLIYFEGCSAPMFLESQLHIAIVELFIKTKANLKYSTIQNWYRGNQLGEGGLYNFTTKRGFCMDKSFLNWIQIEIGSVITWKYPSTYLIGNKSFSNFFSLAMLSDYQVSDTGTKMLHIGKNTKSFILSKSLSFNFSFYTYRGLVTIFKTALNSYNYTECNSLLIGCNAFTATIPYTIINNFSAYINQEATISKLELDFLFFLLHRGLNLKSTLMILIYGYCYNICSKISFELELEVPLLIVARAQKLFY